The following are encoded together in the Candidatus Dormiibacterota bacterium genome:
- a CDS encoding UDP-glucuronic acid decarboxylase family protein, with translation MRRVVITGGAGFIGSHLCDRLLHRGLTVVCLDNLLTGSADNIAHLLSNSRFSFRHYDVTEYLYVEGEVDAILHFASPASPIDYAQMPIETLKVGTLGTHKALGLAKAKNARFLLASTSEVYGDPEVHPQPEDYWGNVNPVGPRGVYDEAKRAAETFVMAYHNAHGLDTRIARIFNTFGPRMRRNDGRAVPAFIGQALAGEPMTVFGDGSQTRSLCYIDDLVDGLVRLLYSDYHLPVNLGNPSEITVLELADMIRRITASPSAPVHRPLPVDDPRRRRPDISTAKRLLDWQPQTSLEDGLGRTIAWWTEGGPHARIVGRATGRWESSPARADGAQPGMVSPPTGASTSPL, from the coding sequence GTGCGCAGGGTGGTCATCACCGGCGGTGCGGGCTTCATCGGGTCGCACCTGTGCGACCGGCTGCTCCACCGTGGGCTCACCGTGGTGTGCCTCGACAACCTGCTGACGGGGAGCGCCGACAACATCGCGCACCTGCTCAGCAACTCGCGCTTCTCGTTCCGCCACTACGACGTCACCGAGTACCTCTACGTCGAGGGCGAGGTCGACGCGATCCTCCACTTCGCGTCGCCCGCATCGCCGATCGACTACGCGCAGATGCCGATCGAGACGCTCAAGGTGGGCACGCTGGGGACCCACAAGGCGCTGGGCCTGGCCAAGGCGAAGAACGCCCGCTTCCTGCTGGCCTCGACCAGCGAGGTGTACGGCGACCCGGAGGTGCACCCGCAGCCCGAGGACTACTGGGGGAACGTCAACCCGGTCGGTCCCCGGGGGGTGTACGACGAGGCCAAGCGCGCCGCCGAGACCTTCGTGATGGCGTATCACAACGCCCACGGCCTCGACACCCGCATCGCCCGCATCTTCAACACGTTCGGGCCGCGGATGCGCCGCAACGACGGGCGCGCGGTGCCCGCCTTCATCGGCCAGGCGCTGGCCGGCGAGCCGATGACCGTGTTCGGCGACGGCTCCCAGACCCGCAGCCTGTGCTACATCGACGACCTCGTGGACGGCCTGGTGCGGCTTCTCTACTCCGACTACCACCTGCCGGTGAACCTGGGCAACCCCAGCGAGATCACCGTCCTCGAGCTCGCCGACATGATCCGCCGGATCACCGCCAGCCCGAGCGCGCCGGTCCACCGGCCGCTGCCCGTCGACGATCCGCGCCGCCGCCGGCCCGACATCTCCACGGCGAAGCGGCTCCTCGACTGGCAGCCGCAGACCAGCCTCGAGGACGGGCTCGGCCGCACCATCGCCTGGTGGACCGAGGGAGGCCCGCACGCCCGGATCGTGGGTCGCGCCACCGGGCGCTGGGAATCCTCGCCGGCGAGGGCGGACGGCGCTCAGCCGGGCATGGTCTCGCCCCCCACCGGAGCCAGCACCTCACCGCTGTAG
- a CDS encoding SDR family oxidoreductase has product MGDHETGIPPQQQEYPGRTDAMRPRPRDEMADYRGTGQLEGRVALVTGGDSGIGRAVAVAFAKEGADVAVAYLCEDDDAEHTGRLIETAGRRALLIRGDLSTEPACRDAVRRTVEGLGHLDILVNNIAYQAPVQSPEEISTEQWDRTFRTNIYSYFWMTREALPHLPRGAAIINTSSINGLRGNRTLIDYAATKGAVNALTYSLAQALVDRRIRVNAVAPGPVWTPLIPSTMPEERVAGFGEQVPMKEAAHPDDIAPSYVFLASERLSAFYSGEVLAPVGGETMPG; this is encoded by the coding sequence ATGGGCGACCACGAGACCGGCATCCCCCCGCAGCAGCAGGAGTACCCCGGGCGCACCGACGCGATGCGTCCTCGCCCCCGCGACGAGATGGCCGACTACCGCGGCACCGGCCAGCTCGAGGGCCGGGTGGCGCTGGTCACCGGCGGCGACTCCGGCATCGGCCGCGCGGTGGCGGTGGCCTTCGCCAAGGAGGGTGCGGACGTCGCCGTCGCCTACCTCTGCGAGGACGATGACGCCGAGCACACCGGGCGGCTGATCGAGACGGCGGGGCGGCGAGCGCTGCTCATCCGCGGCGACCTCAGCACCGAGCCCGCCTGCCGCGACGCGGTGCGGCGCACCGTCGAGGGACTGGGCCACCTCGACATCCTGGTCAACAACATCGCCTACCAGGCACCGGTCCAGTCACCGGAGGAGATCAGCACCGAGCAGTGGGACCGGACCTTCCGGACCAACATCTACAGCTACTTCTGGATGACCCGCGAGGCACTGCCCCACCTGCCCCGGGGCGCGGCGATCATCAACACCAGCTCGATCAACGGCCTCCGCGGCAACCGCACCCTCATCGATTACGCCGCCACCAAGGGCGCGGTGAACGCGCTCACCTACTCGCTCGCCCAGGCGCTGGTCGATCGCCGCATCCGCGTCAACGCGGTGGCCCCGGGCCCGGTGTGGACGCCGCTCATCCCCTCCACCATGCCCGAGGAGAGGGTCGCCGGCTTCGGCGAGCAGGTGCCGATGAAGGAGGCGGCGCACCCCGACGACATCGCACCCTCGTACGTGTTCCTCGCCTCCGAGCGCCTCTCCGCGTTCTACAGCGGTGAGGTGCTGGCTCCGGTGGGGGGCGAGACCATGCCCGGCTGA
- a CDS encoding hemerythrin domain-containing protein, whose product MDAIELLTRDHRAVEELFSQFDGGDDETRRTAAEGVIRELSIHAAIEEEFFYPMVKKEVPEAADMVDHGIEEHQEAKQVLAKLDEMIDKAHTKAYAEKMQRLEKLIGDHVEEEENELFPKVREALTKTRLNEVGTLMNKAKKAAPTRPHPNTPANPLVQATAGKAAAVVDRMRDAVSGRTERR is encoded by the coding sequence ATGGATGCCATCGAGCTGCTCACCCGCGACCACCGCGCCGTCGAGGAGCTCTTCAGCCAGTTCGACGGCGGCGACGACGAGACCAGGAGGACGGCGGCCGAGGGCGTCATCCGCGAGCTCTCGATCCACGCCGCGATCGAGGAGGAGTTCTTCTACCCGATGGTGAAGAAGGAGGTCCCCGAGGCCGCCGACATGGTCGATCACGGGATCGAGGAGCACCAGGAGGCGAAGCAGGTCCTCGCCAAGCTCGACGAGATGATCGACAAGGCCCACACCAAGGCCTACGCGGAGAAGATGCAGCGCCTCGAGAAGCTCATCGGCGACCACGTCGAGGAGGAGGAGAACGAGCTCTTCCCCAAGGTGCGGGAGGCGCTCACCAAGACCCGGCTCAACGAGGTCGGCACCCTGATGAACAAGGCCAAGAAGGCGGCGCCGACCCGCCCGCACCCGAACACCCCCGCCAACCCGCTGGTGCAGGCGACGGCCGGCAAGGCGGCCGCGGTGGTCGACCGGATGCGCGACGCGGTCTCGGGGCGCACCGAGCGCCGCTGA
- the gmd gene encoding GDP-mannose 4,6-dehydratase translates to MSTALITGITGQDGTYLAQLLLEKGYTVHGLVRGQNNPRLAMVERLCPGIEFAEGDLLDQSSLIAALETCQPDEVYNLGAISFVGLSFKQASLTGEITGLGVVRMLDAIRTVNSNIRFYQASSSEMFGKVRETPQTETTPFHPRSPYGVAKVYGHYITVNYRESYGMYACSGILFNHESERRGLEFVTRKITNAVAKIKLGLQKQLSLGTMTSQRDWGFAGDYVRAMHLMLQQDAPDDYVIATGETHSVEEFCALAFAHVGLDWHDHVVTDEKFMRPAEVDLLIGDATKARQKLGWTTTVSFSELVARMVDSDLAAHRAALSQGVAGG, encoded by the coding sequence CTGAGCACCGCTCTCATCACCGGGATCACCGGCCAGGACGGCACCTACCTGGCCCAGCTGCTGCTGGAGAAGGGCTACACAGTGCACGGCCTGGTGCGCGGCCAGAACAATCCGCGGCTGGCGATGGTCGAGCGGCTCTGCCCGGGCATCGAGTTCGCCGAGGGCGACCTGCTCGACCAGTCCTCGCTGATCGCCGCGCTGGAGACGTGCCAGCCCGACGAGGTCTACAACCTCGGTGCGATCAGCTTCGTCGGCCTCTCCTTCAAGCAGGCATCGCTCACCGGCGAGATCACCGGCCTCGGTGTCGTCCGCATGCTCGACGCGATCCGCACCGTGAACTCCAACATCCGCTTCTACCAGGCGTCGAGCAGCGAGATGTTCGGCAAGGTGCGCGAGACCCCGCAGACCGAGACCACCCCCTTCCATCCCCGCTCGCCGTACGGCGTGGCCAAGGTGTACGGCCACTACATCACCGTGAACTACCGCGAGAGCTACGGCATGTACGCCTGCAGCGGGATCCTGTTCAACCATGAGTCGGAGCGGCGCGGCCTCGAGTTCGTCACCCGGAAGATCACCAACGCGGTGGCGAAGATCAAGCTGGGCCTGCAGAAGCAGCTCTCGCTGGGCACGATGACCTCGCAGCGCGACTGGGGCTTCGCCGGCGACTACGTGCGGGCGATGCACCTGATGCTCCAGCAGGACGCCCCCGACGACTACGTCATCGCCACCGGCGAGACCCACAGCGTCGAGGAGTTCTGCGCGCTCGCATTCGCCCATGTCGGGCTCGACTGGCACGACCACGTCGTCACCGACGAGAAGTTCATGCGACCCGCCGAGGTCGACCTGCTCATCGGTGACGCCACCAAGGCGCGCCAGAAGCTCGGCTGGACCACCACGGTGAGCTTCTCCGAGCTGGTGGCGCGGATGGTCGACAGCGACCTCGCCGCCCACCGCGCCGCGCTCAGCCAGGGCGTCGCCGGCGGCTGA
- a CDS encoding glycosyltransferase: protein MPESERRLRIVTPRFGEAVVGGAEWVARELALRLAAAGWVVEVFTTCAVDAVSWRNREPAGTGRDGPVTVHRFPTAIRRPPRLFHQLSRVLFRLPPRLRPEALWVALQGPYAPGLVRALAAAPAAPTLFLPYLYHPVLRGAPRSRGARLLMPAAHEERPLGLRSVARLVDAIDGFLYATPEERTLLESAHPAAAERAWRVGNVGLEAPVDVDPARARARLGLTGAYLLHAGRAATGKGIDELLTALALLRRSHPDATLVLAGDAGAAAGAQPGVVRAGRLERSLLWDAVAGAAAVVVPSFLESQSLLAVEAWAVGRPALLNGASPALAGQAGRSGGAVLYHGPAELAAAAAGLLDDPDRAAALGASGRRFVESRYRWEAVLAGIATLVDEAERRSPLRR from the coding sequence GTGCCGGAGAGCGAGCGTCGGCTGCGCATCGTCACCCCGCGTTTCGGCGAGGCCGTGGTGGGTGGCGCCGAGTGGGTGGCCCGCGAGCTGGCGCTGCGCCTCGCCGCCGCCGGCTGGGTGGTCGAGGTCTTCACCACCTGCGCCGTCGACGCGGTGAGCTGGCGCAACCGGGAGCCGGCCGGCACCGGGCGCGACGGCCCGGTGACCGTGCACCGCTTCCCCACCGCCATCCGTCGCCCTCCCCGCCTCTTCCACCAGCTCAGCCGGGTGCTCTTCCGGCTGCCCCCGCGGCTCCGCCCGGAGGCGTTGTGGGTGGCCCTCCAGGGCCCCTACGCCCCCGGGCTGGTGCGCGCCCTCGCCGCCGCCCCGGCGGCGCCCACCCTCTTCCTCCCCTACCTCTACCACCCGGTGCTGCGGGGCGCCCCGCGCAGCCGCGGCGCCCGGCTGCTGATGCCCGCCGCCCACGAGGAGCGCCCCCTCGGCCTGCGCTCGGTGGCCCGGCTGGTCGACGCGATCGACGGCTTCCTCTACGCCACCCCCGAGGAGCGGACCCTGCTCGAGTCCGCGCATCCCGCGGCCGCGGAGCGGGCCTGGCGGGTCGGCAACGTCGGCCTGGAGGCGCCCGTGGACGTCGACCCGGCCCGGGCGCGGGCGCGGCTGGGGCTGACCGGGGCCTACCTGCTCCACGCCGGCCGCGCCGCCACCGGCAAGGGGATCGACGAGCTGCTGACCGCCCTGGCGCTGCTCCGTCGCAGCCACCCGGACGCCACCCTGGTGCTCGCCGGCGACGCCGGGGCGGCCGCCGGCGCCCAGCCCGGGGTGGTGCGCGCCGGCCGGCTGGAGCGGTCGCTGCTCTGGGACGCGGTGGCGGGAGCGGCGGCGGTGGTGGTGCCGAGCTTCCTCGAGAGCCAGTCGCTGCTCGCCGTCGAGGCCTGGGCGGTGGGGCGCCCGGCGCTGCTGAACGGCGCGTCGCCGGCGCTCGCCGGCCAGGCCGGGCGCAGCGGGGGGGCGGTCCTCTACCACGGGCCCGCCGAGCTCGCCGCCGCCGCCGCCGGCCTGCTCGACGACCCCGACCGCGCCGCCGCCCTGGGGGCCTCGGGCCGCCGCTTCGTGGAGAGCCGCTACCGGTGGGAGGCGGTGCTCGCCGGGATCGCCACCCTGGTCGACGAGGCGGAACGCCGGTCGCCGCTCCGGCGCTGA
- a CDS encoding glycosyl hydrolase family 18 protein has protein sequence MTALTAVLTAAVLGLVRATGQSAPPTPGMHDPGVGVHALQERQFGAAVAAPATALRMSPMQTTTRAATTATPAAVGGPAREMLGFAPYWDLANWRQWQLSRLSTIAYFGVTLDGNGNPINDAGWTGWQGQQLTDLVSAAHAAGVRVLVTVKCFDQPSIASIVSVPSHAQTAISTAVSLARQRGLDGVDIDFEGAASATYPTIAQDLTRFMGALTAQTHAAIGGSEVVIDTYSGSASWDGGLFNIGALAPNVDAIFVMAYDMNFDNTPQHASADAPLNGWTYNDTTLVGQYLSKAPASKIILGIPYYGYKWDVAGPIPNAPDSGSAQAQTYSGTFDDFACAQQLTRQWDATAATPWATWYSPATGDPCGANHNSWRELYYEDVTSIGAKYDLANRSNLRGAGIWALGYDDGRTELWDLIGGHVNVSHAPVAHVTAPAGPVGSTDVAVTWGVDAGSVPATSYRIWSRQDGGDWVAWLTTAATSATFHGFAGHGYGFYAEAFGAGGHGSGAPNAATPVQASTQIAANAARSLPFTGLYAVDGYGVLHPGSSPPMTTSASWPGWNIARGLAMAPGGQSGQVLDGFGGLHPVGGAPWLPGTAYWPGWDIARGLALAPGGQGGYVLDGWGGLHPFGNAPGLSGSAYWPRWDIARAITLNACDPSGRGGWVLDGWGGIHPFGSAPGLGGTAYWPRWDIARAIVSTCTQGRPGGYVLDGWGGIHPFGSAPTLSGSAYWPNWDIARGIAVLPGGGGGYVVDGWGGFHPFGGAPNVDGPVYTPGHDLVRGAIAS, from the coding sequence GTGACCGCGCTCACCGCCGTGCTCACCGCCGCCGTGCTCGGGCTGGTGCGCGCCACCGGTCAGAGCGCCCCCCCGACGCCGGGGATGCACGACCCCGGGGTCGGCGTGCACGCCCTCCAGGAGCGGCAGTTCGGCGCCGCCGTCGCCGCGCCCGCCACCGCGCTGCGGATGTCGCCGATGCAGACCACAACTCGGGCGGCCACCACCGCCACCCCGGCCGCGGTCGGCGGCCCGGCGCGCGAGATGCTCGGCTTCGCGCCCTACTGGGACCTGGCGAACTGGAGGCAGTGGCAGCTGTCCCGGCTCTCCACCATCGCGTACTTCGGGGTCACCCTCGACGGCAACGGCAATCCCATCAACGACGCCGGCTGGACCGGGTGGCAGGGCCAGCAGCTCACCGACCTGGTGAGCGCGGCGCACGCCGCCGGGGTGCGGGTGCTGGTGACGGTGAAGTGCTTCGACCAGCCCTCCATCGCCTCCATCGTCAGCGTCCCCAGCCACGCCCAGACCGCGATCTCCACCGCCGTCTCCCTGGCCCGGCAGCGCGGCCTCGACGGCGTCGACATCGACTTCGAGGGCGCCGCGTCGGCCACCTACCCGACCATCGCCCAGGACCTCACCCGCTTCATGGGCGCGCTCACCGCACAGACCCACGCCGCCATCGGCGGCAGCGAGGTGGTCATCGACACCTACTCGGGCTCGGCGAGCTGGGACGGTGGGCTCTTCAACATCGGCGCGCTCGCCCCCAATGTCGATGCCATCTTCGTGATGGCCTACGACATGAACTTCGACAACACCCCGCAGCACGCCTCCGCGGACGCCCCGCTGAACGGCTGGACCTACAACGACACCACCCTGGTGGGGCAGTACCTGAGCAAGGCGCCGGCATCGAAGATCATCCTCGGCATCCCCTACTACGGCTACAAGTGGGACGTCGCCGGGCCCATCCCCAACGCCCCCGACAGCGGCTCCGCGCAGGCCCAGACGTACAGCGGCACCTTCGACGACTTCGCCTGCGCCCAGCAGCTCACCCGGCAGTGGGACGCCACCGCGGCGACCCCGTGGGCCACCTGGTACTCGCCCGCGACCGGCGACCCCTGCGGCGCCAACCACAACAGCTGGCGGGAGCTGTACTACGAGGACGTCACCTCGATCGGCGCCAAGTACGACCTCGCCAACCGGTCGAACCTGCGCGGCGCGGGCATCTGGGCGCTCGGCTACGACGACGGCCGCACCGAGCTGTGGGACCTGATCGGCGGCCATGTCAACGTGTCCCACGCCCCGGTGGCCCACGTCACCGCGCCGGCCGGACCGGTGGGCAGCACCGACGTCGCCGTCACCTGGGGGGTCGACGCCGGCAGCGTTCCGGCCACCTCGTACCGGATCTGGTCACGGCAGGACGGTGGCGACTGGGTGGCGTGGCTCACCACCGCGGCGACCTCGGCGACGTTCCACGGCTTCGCCGGTCACGGCTACGGCTTCTACGCCGAGGCCTTCGGCGCCGGCGGCCATGGCTCGGGGGCGCCCAACGCGGCCACCCCGGTGCAGGCGAGCACCCAGATCGCGGCCAACGCCGCCCGCTCCCTGCCCTTCACCGGGCTGTACGCGGTCGACGGCTACGGCGTCCTCCATCCCGGCTCCTCCCCGCCGATGACCACCTCCGCCTCCTGGCCGGGGTGGAACATCGCCCGCGGCCTGGCGATGGCCCCGGGCGGGCAGAGCGGCCAGGTGCTCGACGGGTTCGGCGGCCTCCACCCCGTCGGCGGCGCGCCCTGGCTGCCCGGCACCGCCTACTGGCCGGGGTGGGACATCGCCCGCGGCCTGGCCCTCGCCCCCGGCGGGCAGGGCGGTTACGTGCTCGACGGCTGGGGCGGCCTCCATCCCTTCGGCAACGCCCCCGGGCTGAGCGGCAGCGCCTACTGGCCGCGCTGGGACATCGCCCGCGCCATCACCCTGAACGCCTGTGACCCCTCCGGCCGGGGCGGCTGGGTGCTCGACGGCTGGGGCGGCATCCATCCCTTCGGCAGCGCCCCCGGGCTGGGCGGCACCGCCTACTGGCCGAGATGGGACATCGCCCGCGCGATCGTGAGCACCTGCACCCAGGGACGGCCCGGCGGCTACGTCCTCGACGGCTGGGGCGGCATCCATCCCTTCGGCAGCGCGCCGACGCTGAGCGGCAGCGCCTACTGGCCGAACTGGGACATCGCCCGTGGCATCGCCGTCCTCCCCGGGGGCGGCGGCGGCTACGTCGTCGACGGCTGGGGCGGCTTCCACCCCTTCGGCGGCGCCCCCAACGTCGACGGCCCGGTGTACACCCCCGGCCACGACCTGGTCCGCGGCGCCATCGCGAGCTGA
- a CDS encoding glycosyltransferase family 1 protein — MGALSRLVIDGRALQDRSSVRGIGTYVRGLCEGLVGLGVRPALLLRAGAPPPPELERWGLSGAAAVPVLKRRLQPVADHLLVMRALHRLRPTLYHAVEWAQPLRSAAPVVVTVHDLIPFIYPRLYPWMRRERLAALRLLRHADAVVAVSECTAEDTVRLARVDPGRITVVPHGVAAAFAPAPAAAVDAVRARLGLEGPYLLSVGTFDPRKRVDLLMEAAARLEGLTLVVAGDQGAYAGAVAAAAARAGVAARTLVTGHLPAGELVALYSGAECLLFTSGYEGFGLPLLEAMACGTPAVAFRNSALGEVGGSAALLVDDGDTAALAAAARRLVDDSGERAERVAAGREWAAGFTWEATARRTLEVYRSLHGV, encoded by the coding sequence GTGGGGGCGCTGAGCCGCCTGGTCATCGACGGGCGGGCGCTCCAGGACCGGTCCTCGGTGCGCGGCATCGGCACCTACGTGCGCGGCCTCTGCGAGGGGCTGGTGGGGCTGGGGGTGCGCCCCGCGCTGCTCCTCCGCGCCGGCGCGCCGCCGCCCCCGGAGCTGGAGCGGTGGGGGCTGTCCGGGGCGGCGGCGGTCCCGGTGCTGAAGCGGCGGCTCCAGCCGGTCGCCGACCACCTGCTGGTGATGCGCGCGCTGCACCGCCTCCGACCCACCCTGTACCACGCGGTGGAGTGGGCCCAGCCGCTGCGCTCGGCGGCGCCGGTGGTGGTCACCGTCCACGACCTCATCCCCTTCATCTACCCGCGCCTCTACCCCTGGATGCGGCGCGAGCGGCTGGCCGCGCTGCGCCTCCTCCGCCACGCCGACGCGGTGGTGGCGGTGAGCGAGTGCACCGCCGAGGACACCGTCCGTCTCGCCCGGGTCGACCCCGGCCGGATCACCGTGGTGCCCCACGGCGTCGCCGCCGCCTTCGCCCCGGCGCCCGCCGCCGCGGTCGACGCGGTGCGCGCCCGGCTGGGGCTGGAGGGGCCGTACCTGCTGTCGGTCGGCACCTTCGACCCGCGCAAGCGTGTGGACCTGCTGATGGAGGCGGCGGCGCGGCTCGAGGGTCTCACCCTGGTGGTGGCCGGCGACCAGGGTGCCTACGCCGGCGCCGTGGCCGCCGCGGCGGCGCGCGCCGGCGTCGCCGCGCGCACCCTGGTCACCGGCCACCTGCCGGCGGGTGAGCTGGTGGCGCTCTACAGCGGCGCCGAATGCCTGCTGTTCACCTCCGGATACGAGGGCTTCGGCCTGCCCCTGCTCGAGGCGATGGCGTGCGGCACCCCGGCGGTGGCCTTCCGCAACTCCGCGCTCGGCGAGGTGGGCGGCAGCGCCGCTCTGCTCGTCGACGACGGCGACACCGCCGCGCTCGCGGCGGCGGCCCGGCGGCTCGTCGACGACTCCGGTGAGCGTGCCGAGCGGGTCGCCGCGGGCCGGGAGTGGGCGGCCGGCTTCACCTGGGAGGCCACCGCCCGGCGCACCCTCGAGGTGTACCGCAGCCTGCATGGAGTGTGA